The following proteins are co-located in the Microbacterium immunditiarum genome:
- the ettA gene encoding energy-dependent translational throttle protein EttA encodes MAEYIYQMVRARKAVGDKLILDDVTMAFLPGAKIGMVGPNGAGKSTILKIMAGLDHPSNGEAKLTPGYSVGILMQEPELDESKTVLENIQDGIAIKAKLDRFNEISGLMADPDADFDSLLAEMGTLQEEIDAADAWDLDSQLEQAMDALRTPPGDSPIGPLSGGEKRRVALTKLLLQKPDLLLLDEPTNHLDAESVLWLEQHLQKYPGAVIAITHDRYFLDNVAEWIAEVDRGRLIGYEGNYSTYLEKKRERLEIQGKKDAKLAKRLADELDWVRSNQKGRQAKSKARLARYEEMAAEAERTRKLDFEEIQIPPGPRLGSVVIEAKKLKKGFNGRSLIDGLSFSLPPNGIVGVIGPNGVGKTTLFKTIVGLESLDGGDLKIGETVKISYVDQTRSNIDPQKTLWEVVSDGLDIITVGKTEIPSRAYVSKFGFKGPDQQKKAGVLSGGERNRLNLALTLKEGGNLLLLDEPTNDLDVETLQSLENALLEFPGCAVVITHDRWFLDRVATHILAWEGTDEDPDNWYWFEGNFEAYEENKIARLGPEAAKPHRYTYRKLTRD; translated from the coding sequence GTGGCTGAGTACATCTACCAGATGGTCCGCGCCCGAAAGGCCGTCGGCGACAAGCTGATCCTCGACGACGTCACGATGGCGTTCCTGCCCGGGGCGAAGATCGGCATGGTCGGTCCCAACGGCGCCGGCAAGTCGACGATCCTGAAGATCATGGCCGGCCTCGACCACCCGTCGAACGGCGAGGCCAAGCTCACGCCGGGCTACTCGGTGGGCATCCTCATGCAGGAGCCCGAGCTCGACGAGTCCAAGACGGTGCTCGAGAACATCCAGGACGGCATCGCGATCAAGGCGAAGCTCGACCGGTTCAACGAGATCTCCGGCCTCATGGCCGATCCCGACGCGGACTTCGACTCGCTCCTCGCCGAGATGGGCACCCTTCAGGAGGAGATCGACGCGGCGGACGCGTGGGACCTCGACTCGCAGCTCGAGCAGGCGATGGACGCGCTGCGCACCCCGCCCGGGGACTCGCCGATCGGGCCGCTCTCCGGTGGTGAGAAGCGCCGCGTCGCGCTGACGAAGCTGCTCCTGCAGAAGCCGGATCTGCTGCTGCTCGACGAGCCCACGAACCACCTCGACGCCGAGAGCGTGCTGTGGCTCGAGCAGCACCTGCAGAAGTACCCCGGCGCCGTGATCGCGATCACGCACGACCGGTACTTCCTCGACAACGTGGCCGAGTGGATCGCCGAGGTCGACCGCGGCCGGCTCATCGGCTACGAGGGCAACTACTCGACCTACCTCGAGAAGAAGCGCGAGCGCCTCGAGATCCAGGGCAAGAAGGACGCGAAGCTCGCGAAGCGGCTCGCCGACGAGCTCGACTGGGTCCGGTCGAACCAGAAGGGACGTCAGGCGAAGTCGAAGGCCCGCCTGGCGCGGTACGAGGAGATGGCGGCCGAAGCCGAGCGCACGCGCAAGCTCGACTTCGAAGAGATCCAGATCCCGCCGGGGCCGCGCCTTGGCAGTGTCGTGATCGAGGCGAAGAAGCTCAAGAAGGGCTTCAACGGCCGATCCCTCATCGACGGCCTGAGCTTCAGCCTTCCGCCGAACGGCATCGTCGGCGTGATCGGCCCGAACGGCGTCGGCAAGACGACGCTGTTCAAGACGATCGTCGGGCTCGAGTCGCTCGACGGCGGCGACCTGAAGATCGGCGAGACTGTGAAGATCAGCTACGTCGACCAGACCCGCTCGAACATCGACCCGCAGAAGACTCTGTGGGAGGTCGTGTCCGACGGGCTCGACATCATCACGGTCGGCAAGACCGAGATCCCGTCGCGTGCGTATGTGTCGAAGTTCGGCTTCAAGGGACCCGACCAGCAGAAGAAGGCCGGTGTGCTCTCCGGTGGTGAGCGGAACCGCCTGAACCTCGCGCTGACGCTCAAGGAGGGCGGCAACCTGCTGCTGCTCGACGAGCCGACCAACGACCTCGACGTCGAGACCCTGCAGTCGCTCGAGAACGCGCTGCTGGAGTTCCCCGGCTGCGCCGTCGTCATCACGCACGACCGCTGGTTCCTCGACCGCGTCGCGACGCACATCCTCGCGTGGGAGGGCACCGACGAGGACCCCGACAACTGGTACTGGTTCGAGGGCAACTTCGAGGCCTACGAGGAGAACAAGATCGCGCGCCTCGGGCCCGAGGCCGCGAAGCCGCACCGCTACACCTACCGCAAGCTCACCCGTGACTGA